In Arcanobacterium canis, the sequence CCACAAAGAGCGCCACGTAGAGCCAGATGTCCACCATCGATGAGTAAATTTTTTTCAGCCCCTGCGTCGGCCAGTCTTTGACGATGTTGTAAAAAATGACTGCCACAAACACCCACAGCGCACCACCCTTCGTCAACGGAGTGACCTTGTGGAAATGTCTCCAGGATTCTTCGGGGATTTCTTCGCACTCGTTTTGGCTCTGATCCATCACAAGCCCTCCGCCATCGCATTGCCCAGCTGAGTGAGTTTGAGGCGTAAACGATCGGCCTCCTCTTTGCTGACACCGTGAATCGTGGCATTAGTGGTTGCGGACGCCGTGACAAGTTCGAGACTCGAAAGTCCGTAGTGCCCCAAAATCGGACCCGCCGAAACATCAACCTGTTGCATCCGTCCGAACGGCACCACCACAACACGCTTGAACATCACTCCACGGCGAACCAAAAGCTCGGTGTCTCCTTCTGCGTATCCAAATGCCCCAACTTGCCGACGCATAATCCATGCACACCACACTGTGAGCACACATGCGAGAGCAACGATTCCCCAACCAATCCACATTGCGATCGTTCCCCAAAAGAATGTCGCCAACACCGCATAAGCCATCGGTGGAACGATGAGACACAAAGCAACAATAAGAATGTAAATATTGACTACTTTGGCATATCGCGGATCCACCGGAGTGAATTGGACGGAAGTCAGTTCAGTTCTCATGTCCTTAAGCGTACAGGAGCCGTACGACAAAAAATCGCATTCACTTCACTACTCACGCCGGCATCGCACCCCGCGGAGGAGTGGAATCATCGTCGGTATCGTTGATTCGACACCAACTTTCGGCGACGAGCCCACACACCGAGAGAATGACGGCACTGAGCGCACATACCAGCGCGCCCCACATTGCACTTTCCAACGACGCCGTTGGGCCAGTTCGTGCATAAGCTGCACCGATCCCTGCTGCAACACCACCTGCAATAGCTCCACCCCTCGAACACGCAAGGGCATACACGTAGGCACGAGCCGCAGAAAGCGGATCCACAGCAATTTTTTGGCGCTGGTATTGGCGCACTGGCCAGGCCAACGCCAAGGAAATCATTCCAAGGCCAACGGGGACAATTCCCGCCAATGCCGAGATATCAACGGGAGCTCCCCCACGAGAAATCCACACGTCAACGCAGACGAACACAGTCAAAAATGCAACCGCCGTCACTGCTAACAGCATCCAGATCGACGTCGGCTGGAGTTTCCCGTCTTTGCCACGCATCACCGACTCCAGGCACCTTCAAGACGCTCGATCCCGACCCGCGGGAGCTTGGCAAGAAGATCCTGGATGGGTTCACCTGACAGGCGCGCATCAGGCTCAATTTGTGCCCACGGTTCAAGGACGAAACGGCGATCTTTCGCGCGAGGATGCGGGATCGCGATGGTCGGCGAATCCGAAGCGACACCCTCCATATCCACAATATCGAGATCGAGAGTGCGCGAGCCCCAACGCTCACCACGGACTCGTCCAAGCTGGTCCTCGATCCACTGCAGATTTTCCAACAGTGGCACAGCTCCATCAGTCGTGGAAATGATCATCACAGCGTTGTAATAGTCAGCCTGCGGACGCTGCCCTGGCGCGAGGACAGGCGCGGTGCGGTAAATATCCGAGATTTCCTCGACTTCGTAAACTTCTTCGATTGCAGCGCGTGCTGCACGCAGGGTATCGAGTGAATCTCCCACGTTCGATCCCAACGCGATAACAACCCGACGTGGGAATGTCACATTGCGCATCAGCGGACTTTGACGATAGATTTCGACGCCGACGTCGCTAAAGGTACGTTCCAGAGGGGCGCCTGGCTTGTGAACTACCACGCGTACGTCAATTGGCCCCAGTGCGAGCACAGCATCAGCAATGCGTGCCGCAAGGGTCTCGATCAGATCGACGTGCGGGCCCTCGACGACTTCAGCAACGGCGTCGGCAACATCTGCATAAGAGATGGTGTCGTACACAGAATCCGTTCGTGCAGCGAGAGACGTGTCCGTTGACATCGTCACGTCCACGATGAAAGTCTGCGGATCGGCGTGCTCGAAATCAAGGACGCCGTGCGTTCCCACCAGGGTCAAGCCACTGAGGTGAATCGAATCAAGGTTCATCGTTCCCACTTTCGCAATTGTTGATGAACTGCCACAGCGCTTACCGTGGCAGCAACGTTGTGTACGCGTACACCCCAAGCTCCATTTTCCCACGCAATTCCGGAGATCACAGCGGTAGACGTATCGCGGTCTTGAGCAATATGCTCACCGGTCATCGTGGCCGCAAGAAACCGCTTGCGCGAAGCACCCAGAAGTACCGGGTAACCGAGCTCGTCGATTTCTTTCCAGCGAGCCAAAATTTCCCAGTCCTGCTCACCAACCTTGGCAAAGCCAAGCCCCGGATCGAGAATAATATTGCGATCCTCAACTCCCGCAGCTTTCGCCAGAGCAAGCTGTTGGAAAAGTTCACTTTTCACAATCGTGACAAGGTCACCATCATAAACTGCCAAAGAATTCATTGACTGCCCGTTGCCACGCCCATGCTGGAGAATATAAGGAACCCCAAGCGAGGCTACTGTCGAAAACATCGTTGGGTCCGCTTGTCCCCCGGTCACGTCATTGACGATATGCGCACCGGCCTCGATTGCCTTGGCTGCCGTCGCCGCGTGGTACGTATCCACAGAGAGAGTCGCCTCCTGTGCGAGTTCACGCACGACGTCCCCAATGCGCGCCCATTCCTCATCAGCCGTCAGCATCGTGGCTCCCGGACGAGTCGATTCGCCCCCGATGTCAAGAATCGTGGCACCCTGAGCAATAAGTTCACGTCCGTGAGCAATTGCTGCCTCAGCTGACGCCCATTGCCCCCCGTCGGAAAACGAATCCGGCGTGACGTTCACAATCCCCATAATTTCCATGTTTCACCTCGATTGAATCAGGCTCATGGCCTCAGCGCGCGCAGCACCATCGCGGAGCCATCCGCGCACTGCGCTCGTGGTGGTCTTTGAACCGGGTTTTTTTACACCGCGCATGGTCATGCACATGTGTTCGGCTTCGATCACAACAATCACGCCACGCGCAGTGAGTCGCTTGACGAGCGCGTCAGCCACCTGCGTCGTCAGGCGCTCTTGGACTTGAGGACGGCGAGCATATCCTTCGACGAGGCGCGCAAGCTTGCTCAGCCCCGTCACTCGTCCGCTTTCCCCAGGGATGTATCCCACATGGGCCACACCGAAGAAAGGAAGCAGATGATGCTCACACATCGAATAAAACGGAATGTCCTTGACCAGGATGAGCTCTTGATGACCGATATCGAAGACAGTATCAAGAACCTCAGACGGGTCAGTGCCCAGTCCCGCAAAAATTTCAGCGTAAGCACGCCCCATACGAGCTGGCGTATCAGCGAGACCATCGCGATCAGGGTCCTCTCCGATTGCGATCAGGAGGTCACGCACTGCTCTTTCTACGCCGTCGGCATCGTATTTAGCGCTCATCGCCAGCCTCTGGTTCGGCAACCGGGCCGACCGTGCCGTCCACGGGGCCAATCCCCTTCACAGGATCGTCGTGCCTGTCATCTGCCGACGCCGAAGCAGGAATATCGACCGGCGGTAGGTCTGAAACCGGGCGGGTTTGCGCTGACAGCCACTGCTCGCGCGCAGGAGCTTTGACAATATCAGCGAAGATGTCCTTCAACTCTGCTTCGAGAACTGTTTCCTTTTCCAGGAGGCGTTCGGCAAGGCGATCAAGGACATGGCGATTGTTCATAATGACTTCCCATGCCTCTTGCGACGCTGTTTCAAGGAGCTGTCGCACTTCCTCGTCAATGACGCTAGCGGTGGAATCAGAGTAATCGCGCGACGATCCTCCACCCATGCGCGTCATCGGATCCGATTCATCGGCAGTGAAACGAACAGCACCAACGCGCGCGCTCATACCGTATTCTGCCACCATCTTGCGAGCGATCGATGTGGCCTTTTGAATGTCGTTTGAAGCGCCGGTTGACGGATCATGGAATACGATTTCCTCAGCCAAACGTCCACCCATCGCGTACACCATTTGGTCAAGAAGCTCGTTACGCGACACCGAATACTTATCCTCAGCTGGCATCACCATGGTGTACCCCAGTGCTCGACCACGAGGAAGAATCGTCACCTTCGTCACTGGATCGGTGTGGTTCAACGCGGCGGCAGCCACTGCGTGACCACCCTCGTGGTAAGCAGTCATGCGCTTATCTTGCGGGCTCATCACACGGGTGCGACGCTGCGGGCCAGCAACCACACGGTCAATTGCTTCATCAATGTCATCCTCAGTGATCTTCTCATGACCTCGACGAGCCGCGAGCAGGGCAGATTCGTTGAGTACATTGGCCAAGTCAGCACCAGAGAACCCCGGAGTACGACGGGCCACCGCATCTAAGGTGACATCCTCAGCGATCGGCTTTCCCTTAGCATGTACCTTGAGAATTTCGAGGCGTCCACTGAGATCAGGAGCATCCACCGCAATTTGGCGATCAAATCGTCCCGGGCGCAAGAGCGCAGGATCAAGGACATCGGGACGGTTAGTCGCTGCAATAACGATCACGGACGTACGATCGTCAAAGCCATCCATCTCAACCAGGAGCTGGTTCAGAGTCTGTTCACGTTCGTCATTTCCGCCGCCGATACCAGCACCACGGTTTCGTCCAACAGCATCAATTTCGTCAACGAAAATAATTGCCGGAGCCTGCTTCTTCGCCTTGGAGAACAAGTCACGCACGCGCGATGCACCCACGCCGACGAACATTTCGACAAACTCAGAGGCAGAAATATGGAAGAAAGGAACGCCAGCTTCTCCGGCAACAGCCTTTGCGAGGAGCGTCTTTCCCGTTCCTGGAGGGCCGTAAAGCAAGACACCACGCGGGATCTTAGCGCCCATTTTGCGGAATTTACCCGGCGTCGCGAGGAATTCCTTGATCTCAGCAAGTTCCTCAACAGCTTCGTCTTCGCCTGCAACATCAGCAAAGGTGATCTCCGGGAGGTCAGATTCGACACCGTCGCCCTTGATCTTGCCGAATTGTCCCATGCCCTGCTGCATCTTAGGGAAGAGCCAGAAGAACAGCGCCACGATCACCAACATGGGGAACATGAGTGAAATAAGTCCGCCAAGGAACGACTGCACGGGCACCGTGGCATCGTAACCGTGAGAGCTCTTGGCTTTTTCGATCAGGCCCGAGACCTTTTCCGCTTGGGGATCAATGTACTGGAATTGGATTTTCTTCGTTGCGCTCCCCTTATCCCCTTCAAGGGAGACAGGGACAACTTCCTTGTTGAGCAGTACCTGAACAACCTGGGACCCATCGGTCACCTGAATGTTCTTGATGTCACCCTTTTCCAAAACTTCGATGCCTTGCGACGTTTTGATTGAGGTGTACCCGCCGGGGTTGAGGAAATACACGAGCGATCCAGCGATCAACGCGATGAGGACAATACCACCCCAAATCGTCCGCCGTTGCTTTCGACGTTGTTCTTCTTCCTGCTCTTTCGTCAGTTCGGGAGCATCGTCATCATCCTTGTCATGATGACTGAAAATCGAGTGCTTCGGACGCTTCGACGACTGGTTATATTCGCGATTTGACCTGCGAATTTCTTTGCGATCAGGCAGCATTTTCTCTACCTGCTCGTTATCCTGGCGCCCGGTGTCCTGGGGCTGATTCTCGCTCAATTTTTCCTCCGTGATTATGGAAATAACCCCTCCATTTTACTTCATGGGACCACAACACATCGATGCGCTACTTTGTTAGCGTAACTACTGAGGAAAACGTGATCTTCCCACGATTTTTTTGCGCCCGTGCTCCCGGAAGTTCCACAACTTTTCCACCTGCTGGATGTGTCACAAGGTCATCGAGGGCGTCAATGTGTACGTACCTCAATTCCCCCGGACGAGCTCCCGCATCAAACGCAGCCAAACGCAATGCACGAGTGCGCACTGCGCGTGGCTGGCGTGCAAGCATCTTGGCATCAACGACGCCCTCACCGCAGCTCACCTCCTCAAGCGCCTGACGTCCAAGCGCATCAAGCACCTCGACGTCGTCGGCCAAGAGCCGCGCCGTCCGTGCCAGTGCTCCTACGACGTCGCCGGAAAGTTGCCCGAGTGCGGGCAGGATTTCGTGACGGATCCGGGCGCGGGTGAGCGGTTCACCCGCTGCGGTGCGCCAGGGACCATCGAGGGCATTGCTTGGATCGGTGACGATGGGCCAGCCAAGGGCCGCAACCGCAGCTTCGAGTTCTTCCTTGCGCAAGTGAAGAAGAGGCCGGTAGAGGGCGACGTCAGGAGCACCAGGAACGTGAGCCACTGCCCGCATCCCCGCAAGCGAGTTCGCACCAGAGCCACGAGTGAGTCCGAGCAGAACCGTTTCCGCTTGATCACACGCATGGTGTCCAACAAAAACTGCAGGCTGTTGTGGGCACACCTCACGAGCCGCATCCGCGAGCGCAGCGTAGCGAGCCTCGCGGGCAGCACCTTCGGGGCCTCCGAGCGAAGGAAGATCGACGCGTACACATCGAGCCTCAATATCTTCGTGGCACAAAAATTGCGTAACTTGGCGAGCTTCTTGTGTACTTTCCTCGCGTACCCCGTGGTCAACGACGAGGGCGAGAATACGTTGTCCGGTGCGTGCCGCCGCCCACGATGCCCCCGCCACCAATGCCATTGAGTCGGCTCCACCCGACACCCCGATAACAACATGCTCACCGACGTCGGGAAGCGAACGCAAGAGGGCGTGACGAACTGCGCTGAGTTGTGGAGCAGGGAAACTCATACTCGGGCCAGCCACAGTTGCGGTGATTCAAGCTCAGCGTTGAGAGGAAGATGAAGAGGATTTTGCCAGACTTTGTTTAACCTGTTCATTCCCCCTTCGGCAACGACAGCTTTGACGAAGTTTTCGCCCAGGTCATACTGTGCAAGTTTGTGGGCCAGTCCCGCCCAATCACTCAGTATCGTTTCCAGTTTGCCCTTGATTTTCCGACGAGTCTGAAGAGCTTTGGACAGTGGACGACGAGATGGGATCAGTGAAGAGGGCACAGAATTCATCACAAATTGTGCGTGCCCTTCGAGCAATGACAGCACAGCGATGAGATCGTCACGTGCCCCCGATTTGTCTGCCAGAGTCTGGCGAAAGCGCGAAATGATCACGTCCTTCAGCCACGGTGCAGCGGCGAATTGGATGGCATGTGTCATTTCGTGAACGCTGACCCACAGCGCCAGATCACGTCGGTCCAAATCGAACATCTCACGCAGTTGATAAACGTTTGGGGCAACAAGCGTCAATCGCGGTTCGCGAGCAAAGGGGTCAAACTGTCCCAGCACGCGGCGAGCTGCCAATGCGAGTGTTGGAGTTAATGCCAGATCTCCCACCGGATGATCGACAATTTTCAGCATCGTCTGCACGCTCTCTCGTGCGCGGCTCACCCATCCCAAACGAGAGACGACGTCGATACGCACATCCTCGATGTCGCAATGCTTAAGGCCCGATACTTCGCGCACAATTTCGGGGGCTCTCTTGGCCTGCTGACGCAAGTCAGCCACAATTGCACGTGCCGATGCGTCGCTTGCGGATGGGCCGGGGCCGGCAACCACCGAAGCGAGAGTGTGATGAAGCCAAGAAACCGTCATAGCTCCAGATTACCGCGCAGCGCGATCACAACGCGTACAAATCAGCAAGGAAAGAATCAATCACCGAGCGCATTCCCGGCGAAGCTCCTTCTGTGATGTTGTCAATGAGCACCGAGAACACAAGCGGTTGCCCCTTTGCCGTTTGCATGTAGCCGGATAGAGAATTGGCGGTAATTAAGGTCCCGGTTTTGGCCCGGACAATACCGGCCAAATCTGTGCCAATCATGCGTTTCCTCAACGTGCCATCGAGCGCCGAGATTGGCAGTCCTGGGCCAATTGCTGAGGCAGAGGGTTGATTCCACACGTGTAAGAGAATTTGTGATTGGAGCCGGGCCGTGAGCCGATCCGTGGTTGAAAGGCCCGAACTCGAAGAAAACACGGCACCTGTGACATCGCACCCAAGCTCACGCAAGTATTCCTTCGCCGCCGTCGCCGCCCCTTCGAACGTCGCTGGTTGCCCTTTTTCTTTGGCGACAAGCCGACCTAGGGCTTCGGCGATGGTGTTATCTGACTGCTTGAGCATCAATTCCACTAGTTCACGCACCGGAGCAGACTCAACGGTTGCAAGAGCGCGCGCATCCGAAGGAGCGGTGGCTCGCTGAGGCTCGCCTGCTTCAATTCCCGCCTTAGTGAGGGCACGAGCAAATGCCTGGGCCGCACGAAGATCGGGATGAGGAGCGTATTTGCCATTCACTCGCCCCTCATCGATTGCGATCGGTTGCAATTCCATGACGTAGATGTAATCGCCTTTGTCAAGGTCATGGTGGTAGGAGGCACCTTCGAAGAGCGAAGAGTCAACGGCGATGTTGACTTTGCGTGTTCCACTCTTTTTCAGTTCAGCCGCTGTGTGGCGCGCAAGTTGCTCAATTGATGCCCGACCTTCAGTAACATGCGGATCGCCTGGGCCCGCGCTCAGAAGAGTGTCTCCCCCGCCAACGAGGTAGACGGTGTTTCCGGCCAGCGCAGTTGTGGTTGGTAAGGTACGCTGCGGGCCGAGAACATTCAGAGCTGTCAACGCGGTCACAAGTTTCATGTTCGACGCCGGAGTAGTCGGCTGCGTGGGGTTGTATTCGGCAATCGTCTGACCAGTAAGCGGGTCCGCAACAGCAATCGAGGCATGTCCCGAAAAACGCCCATTCTTCACGAATTTCTCGATCGCTTTCTCAACCTGCGCAGACGACGGCGGTGCCGGAACAAAACGCGAGTCCACCGACGTCGGAGCCGCGTAGGGCGCAGCTGGGGTTTGTGCAGGAGCGACAGTGAGGATCCCCGGAACCACATCCCAGGCATCAGCTATCGCATACCCACCCAGCACAAGAGCACAAACTGAAATAAGAACGCGTGATTTCACCCCTCCATAGTGTCACACTTCGCCACACAAGGAGCGAGGGAGGGCACAAAGTTGACACATACGGGACGCAGGGCCTAAATGCGCGTTACAATTTCGATGAAGAAAATACTTATCGAGCAAAGGAACGCCATGGAGTTCGACGTCACGATTGAGATCCCCAAGGGGAACCGGAACAAGTACGAGGTGGATCACGAAACCGGCCGCATCCGCCTGGATCGTATGCTCTTTACCTCTACTCGTTACCCCGATGACTACGGATTCATCGACGGAACGCTTGGCGAAGACGGCGATCCGCTTGACGCTCTGGTCTTGCTGGAAGAGTCCACATTTCCTGGTTGCGTGATTCGTTGCCGTGCGCTGGGCATGTTCCGCATGAGCGATGAAGCTGGCGGCGATGACAAGGTTTTGTGCGTACCAACCGGCGATCAACGCGCATCATGGCGTACGGAAATTGACGACGTTTCCGAGTTCCACCGCCTGGAAGTTCAGCACTTCTTTGAGGTCTACAAGGATCTTGAGCCAGGTAAATCAGTTGAAGGTGCACACTGGGTCGGTCGCGCTGAAGCCGAAGCTGAGATTGAGCGTTCATTCAAGCGGGCCGAAGAAACTGGATACTACGATAAGCACTGAACGCACAAAAGCGCATGAAAAGGGGCGGGCAACGATGAAAGTTGCCCGCCCCTTTTCACGCCTTTTATCCCTCCTATACCTCGAAAGTCGGAGAAAATACGAGGAGACCCCTGCTGTGCGAGCGGGGCCTCCCATTGGAAAAGTATGAAATCATCCAACGCGCAGGTACACGGGCTTACCCCACACTGCACGCTCTTGAGTCCCCATTGATGGGTTCCATGCAGCGATATGCATACCGTTTCCGGTATAGAGCCCAACATGTCCCGGCCACCACAGCACATCTCCAGGACGAGCCTGAGAGGCAGGAACCTGGCGATAATCACCCCAGAATTGGTTCACATACGAGCCTGTGCGACGAGGAGTGGTGATACCAAATTTCTGGTAGACGTACCAAACGAATCCCACGCAGTCCCAACCGGTGTTTGGCGAAGTACCAGCCCAGACGTACGGCACGCCTTCAAACTGGCGCGCGTAAGAGACAACGGACGATCCACTGGCTGAAGTTGAACCCGAGTTCGACGACTTTTGTGCCGCTTTGCGTGCCGCTGCTTTTGCTTGCGCCTGACGTTGCATGTGCTCACGGGCAGCCTTTTCCGCCGCAGCACGCTCGGCAGCACGTTTCTGTGCAGCTTCTCGCTCAGCCTTATCGCGCGCTTGAGCTGCAGCCTTTTCCGCCGCAGCACGCTCGGCAGCTGCTCGCTGCGCTTCGGCACGCTCACGGGCCTCTTGAGCCAAACGCTCACGCTCAGCTTTTTCAGCCTCAGCACGTTGGGCCTTCTGCGCAGTCGCCTGGGCAAAAGCTGCTGCCTGCGCAGCTTCCTTTTCCTTCACAGCCTTGGTCGCGGCGTCGGCGTCGGCCGCTGCCTGCGCGGCCGCTTGAGCGCTCTCCTGAGCTGACTTTGCTGCCGCCTTGGTGGCGGCCGCCTCAACCGCAGCTTCTTGGCGAGCCTGATCAGCTACGCCCTTGGCACGCTCTTCGTTATCGAGGCGAGCCTGTTCAACAATTTCTGCCGCTGCCGCCTTGGATCGTGCCACGCGCTCGGCCTCAAGCTCGTCAAGTCGCTTCGCCTCAAGATCAGCTGTAGTGCCCTTCTGTGCGGCGAGGACACCGGCTAGCTGACCACGCCGGGCTGAAGCCGTTGCAAGCTGAGCGGTGACGGCATCTGACGCGGCCTGTGCCGCATCCGCTGTCGATCCAACCCGCTGCGCGACGGCGGTTGCAGCCTGCGCTGCAGCGTCGGCTTTCTTCTGAAGCGCAGTCGCAATGTCGAGAAGAGCCTGGAACGCCTGAACTGTGGAGTCAACGTGGGAGGCAAGGGTACCGAAGGCACGCTGCTTCACCTGAGCCTGAGCCAAGGAATCGGCACCCATGAAGTAGAAAGAAGACTGAATTCCCGCAGCAGAATTTTGATACATCGCCTTCGAGACATTGCCAAGCTCGCCGCGAGCGCGCTCAACGTCTGCTTTCGCTGCGTTCGCCTTTTCTTGGGAGTCCATTGCACTGTTCACAGCCGCGTTCATGTCACCTTCGGCGCGCACAGCTTGAGCCTGCGCACGTGCAGCCGCTTCTTCAAGCTGTGAGGACTGCGCGGAAAGCTGTGCGAGCTCATTCTCTACGTGCGACAGCTCGCTCTGTGTTTGTGCCTGTGCGGAATGGGCATCTCTGACTTCATCGTCAGTTGTAGGGTCGGCGCTCGCCAGCTGAACACCACCAGCGGCTACCGTGAAGGCAGTCAACGACAGCAACCCATATTTCACTGCTCGTTTCACGTGAATTTTCCTCCATCCGCCGACGGTTGACGGCGTGTGCGCTTGACCCGGTGAACCGGATCAAATATCTGAACCAAAATCGAGAATATAACAATTCTTTACAAAAGGAAACAGCTCCCCCAAAATTCCCAAAAAACTCATTTGTCACAGGAAAGCCGTTTGATGCTCTTTTGTTTCGTTCAGTGTCGTCAAACGTGGAAAATGTAGTGCTATCTTTGTTCCGCCGCCAGTACAGTAGGGATATGCGAACGTGGGAAAACGACATGATCAGCGGGTACGTACAGACCACCCTCCCCCTTCACGACGACGATTGCGGGCCTGTTGTGGCAACCCTCACACGGCCATCGTCACCGGTGGCACATCCCCGTTTCGTTGTGCTCGCGATCCATGGTTGGAATGATTACTTCTACCAACTTCCCCATTCCGAGGCTGTGATGGATGCCGGCGGCGCTTTTTACGCGATCGACTTACGCCGCTATGGGCGGTCGTGGCGCGAGGGACAGACCTGGGGGTATATCGAAAGTCTTTCTTCCTACGACGAAGAAATACACGCCGCACTCGACGTCATCCATGAGGAAGTCGGCACCGATATCCCGTTCATCCTCTACGGACATTCAACTGGCGGGCTTACCGCGTCACTGTGGGCTTCGCGTCACCCCGACGCACTTGATGGCCTGGTCCTCAACTCCCCCTGGCTCGAATATCAAGGATGGAGTAGTACCCGCGTGGCTGGTCGCCCACTCATCGAGGCAATTTACAAAA encodes:
- a CDS encoding alpha/beta hydrolase, whose translation is MRTWENDMISGYVQTTLPLHDDDCGPVVATLTRPSSPVAHPRFVVLAIHGWNDYFYQLPHSEAVMDAGGAFYAIDLRRYGRSWREGQTWGYIESLSSYDEEIHAALDVIHEEVGTDIPFILYGHSTGGLTASLWASRHPDALDGLVLNSPWLEYQGWSSTRVAGRPLIEAIYKMAPSTYVPVPDTGVYSSTLTRWNPDPRYRHTPSFPVYVGWLRAIAEGHQQVALGLGIECPTLVLTSAKSAISSPTPEQATQCDVVLDVEQIWKRVAGLGSHVTLVKIQGAIHDVLLSDDDVRARAISEIRTWVDAYVTR
- a CDS encoding C40 family peptidase translates to MKRAVKYGLLSLTAFTVAAGGVQLASADPTTDDEVRDAHSAQAQTQSELSHVENELAQLSAQSSQLEEAAARAQAQAVRAEGDMNAAVNSAMDSQEKANAAKADVERARGELGNVSKAMYQNSAAGIQSSFYFMGADSLAQAQVKQRAFGTLASHVDSTVQAFQALLDIATALQKKADAAAQAATAVAQRVGSTADAAQAASDAVTAQLATASARRGQLAGVLAAQKGTTADLEAKRLDELEAERVARSKAAAAEIVEQARLDNEERAKGVADQARQEAAVEAAATKAAAKSAQESAQAAAQAAADADAATKAVKEKEAAQAAAFAQATAQKAQRAEAEKAERERLAQEARERAEAQRAAAERAAAEKAAAQARDKAEREAAQKRAAERAAAEKAAREHMQRQAQAKAAARKAAQKSSNSGSTSASGSSVVSYARQFEGVPYVWAGTSPNTGWDCVGFVWYVYQKFGITTPRRTGSYVNQFWGDYRQVPASQARPGDVLWWPGHVGLYTGNGMHIAAWNPSMGTQERAVWGKPVYLRVG